CACGAAAAGCTTGGATGCGAGTGCCTGCATCAGGGCGGCACGCCGGCAGAGATGAATTCGAAGAGAACTAAGGTGTCAACTCACTTTCAATCATTCGCACCCCATAACCCGCATCACTCTGGGTTTTGGAATTACGGATTAAGGTTTGGCCTTACACCTCTCCTAGCACTTCTTTTCGCAAAACGAGCTTCAACCCTCGAACTTTCTTGCAGCTAGCAGATGCAGGTCTCTAGGCTACTCAACTACGTCAGCCACTCCACTACGAGTGCTGTGGCGGAAGTACCTAACTTCGTGTCAGCAATGGAAGTTGCGTCAACTAGGGCCTTGCACCTATTCCTGGCGCGCACTCAATTCCGTAGGCTAGACGCATTCGACGCAGTTTTGAAATTCCATGAGCGGTGGAAACTCAGCGCCGCAAAGTTTGGAGTATTGATGGTTCTCGTTCGCAATCTATTTCTTCATTTTCCTTCACTCCGGCTCAGTTCGCTGGCGGTCGTCTTCACGCTGACCGCTGCCGCCCTCGCGTCCGCGGGCACCGTGACCATCAGTTCGCCCGCTTCCAACTCGTCGGTCACCGCGCCGATCCGTGTCGTCGCCTCGGCATCGTCCTCGCGCTCGATTACGGCGATAAAGATTTATTTGGATGGAAACGGCGTTTACACAATCAAATCCACGTCCAAGATCGATACGAAGATATCTGCGTCCGTTGGCAGCCATCGCATAACGGTAAAGGCGTGGGACAGCTCTGGTGCGTCCTTCAGTTCGTCCGTGTATGCCAAGGTAACAAGCACCACCTCTGGTTCCACCGGGGGCTCGACCACAGTCCCGAGCACGGCGGCCGTGTTTAGCAGGATCGAGCAGATGTCCGGGTGGGGCAGCTGCACCTCTTGCGCCGGCGGCGGCGAGCAGGCGATCTACAAGATGAGCCAGAATCAGTCATCGCCCTCTCTTGATGGCAATTCGGCTAAGTTCTTTCTGGGCGGTTCCACCTCTTTCTCCCACGGCCTGTGGTGGCGTCGCATGTCGTCGAACTCCACCGCCACGCACTTCGTTTTCGATATGTACTACTACATGAACAATCCTTCTGCGTCGCAGGGCCTGGAGTTCGCTGCCAACCAGTCGAAGGACAACAAGTGGTACAAATTTTCAACCCAGTGCACCTGGGGCAAGAATGAGTGGAGGGTATGGGATTCGAAGAACGGCGGCTGGGTAGGTACCGGAATTGCCTGCAACCGTCCCCCGGCCTATAGCTGGCAGCATGTCACCTTTGAATACGCTCGCTCCAACGGTAAGGCAGTCTTCGTCTCCATCACCGTCAACGGCAAAAAGAGCTATCCCAACAAGAGCTTCTACCCGCAAGCGAAGTCGGGCAACGGCTCCGTCGGAATCCATTTCCAGCTGAACGGCAACAGAGCCCAAACGGACTACAACGTATGGGCTGACAAGATGACTCTCAAGTATTGGTAGGAGAAGCACGGGCAATACGGTCTCTCAGATTCTCTCCTGATGAAGGGCGCGCTCACTGCGTGCCCTTTTTTTTGCCTCATTCTACTTGGCGAATTTGTAGTTCGCCGCTCGGGAGAAGAGAAGTCGCTGAGCTGCTGAATCGCTGAACTACAGCAAATCTTGTCTCATGAGCGAGGGCGCAAGCCCAAAATCGAAGATTGCCCTTTTGCGAACTCCACGCTGGTGGTAGGGGGTCCTTCTACTGCGCGACTACGTCGCTCCGCGAAGGAAGACAAAAAATGCGCATCGCATTTCAGGACTTCCGATCACACGAGCGGCTCGAGAACTTACCTCAGGTTGTAAAGCCTTCCCAGCCGTCGCGAACGTCTATATCTTTACAGGCGTACACTCTTGCGGGAGGGAATTAAAAATTGTTCAAGCGGCGCGCCTGTCTGCCTGTCCTCGCGATTCTCACTCTGCTTCTGCTCACCTCTGTCGCTTGCTCGCGCAAGCCAAAGGCGCAGCCGCGCCAGTACGATATCTTCGGCAAGGTCGTGTCCGTCGAGAAGGCCTCGAAGCAGGTGACGGTAGCGCACAAGGAAATTCCCGGTTTCATGAAGGCGATGACCATGTCCTTCAAGGTGAAGGACGAATGGGCGCTGAACGTGCTCGAACCGGGCGACGAGATCGGCGCGGTTCTGGTAGTCGATCGCGACGGCGCTTATCTTGAGCAGTTATCGATTCAGAAGAATTCAGGAACCCAACCAGAACCCGCAGCTAAACAGGGGGTGCGCGAGTCCCAGGTTGGTGACATCATCCCCGACTTCGTGCTTGTCAGCCAGGACGGCAAGTCCATCCGCATGCACCAGTTCCGCGGTAGGCCGCTCCTGCTCACGTTCATCTACACGCGTTGTCCCCTGCCGGATTACTGTATTCGCATGAGCAACAACTTCGCGGAGATCGCGAGCCAGCTCAAGCAGCAGCAGCCAGATCTCTACTCTCATTTGCAGATGCTCAGCATCAGCATCGATCCAGAGTTCGATAAGCCCGAGGTTCTTCGGCAATACGCAGCCAGCTACGCAGGAGAAGTTGATCCCAAGCTGACGCATTGGACCTTCGCAGGCGGAACTCCCGACCAGGTGCG
This DNA window, taken from Clostridia bacterium, encodes the following:
- a CDS encoding Ig-like domain-containing protein — encoded protein: MVLVRNLFLHFPSLRLSSLAVVFTLTAAALASAGTVTISSPASNSSVTAPIRVVASASSSRSITAIKIYLDGNGVYTIKSTSKIDTKISASVGSHRITVKAWDSSGASFSSSVYAKVTSTTSGSTGGSTTVPSTAAVFSRIEQMSGWGSCTSCAGGGEQAIYKMSQNQSSPSLDGNSAKFFLGGSTSFSHGLWWRRMSSNSTATHFVFDMYYYMNNPSASQGLEFAANQSKDNKWYKFSTQCTWGKNEWRVWDSKNGGWVGTGIACNRPPAYSWQHVTFEYARSNGKAVFVSITVNGKKSYPNKSFYPQAKSGNGSVGIHFQLNGNRAQTDYNVWADKMTLKYW
- a CDS encoding SCO family protein produces the protein MFKRRACLPVLAILTLLLLTSVACSRKPKAQPRQYDIFGKVVSVEKASKQVTVAHKEIPGFMKAMTMSFKVKDEWALNVLEPGDEIGAVLVVDRDGAYLEQLSIQKNSGTQPEPAAKQGVRESQVGDIIPDFVLVSQDGKSIRMHQFRGRPLLLTFIYTRCPLPDYCIRMSNNFAEIASQLKQQQPDLYSHLQMLSISIDPEFDKPEVLRQYAASYAGEVDPKLTHWTFAGGTPDQVRRIAEFFGLSYLKENAQIVHSLRTVLTDSQGKVTAVYRGNEWKPADVIADLSREVVAEASRTKK